One genomic region from Streptomyces sp. NBC_00582 encodes:
- the ggt gene encoding gamma-glutamyltransferase, translating to MRRPVARKLSVLAVSAAVVTVGAAAPPSAQRTAAEKVPVAVGYGGAVASVDVDASAAGIEVLRKGGNAVDAAVATAAALGVTEPYSSGIGGGGYFVYYDAKSRTVHTIDGRETAPLTADAGLFLENGAPLAFADAVSSGLSVGTPGTPATWATALDKWGSRKLGSVLRPAERIAREGFTVDATFRSQTAANETRFRYFPDTAQLFLPGGQLPVVGSTFKNPDLARTYEELGRNGVSAIYKGELGEDIVDTVNNPPVAPASGWNARPGKLSADDLAAYRAKLQAPTRTTYRGLGVYSIAPSSSGGTTVGEALNILENTDLSKASEVQYLHHFIEASRIAFADRGRWVGDPAFEDVPTQQLLSQRYADSRACLIKDDAVLTSPVAPGDPRHPAACATGGTAAPTTYEGENTTHLTVADKWGNVVSYTLTIEQTGGSAITVPGRGFLLNNELTDFSFAPANPAVHDPNLPGPGKRPRSSISPTIVLDQHDKPVMALGSPGGATIITTVLQTLTEFLDRRLPLVDAIAAPRVSQRNAAQTEMEPALYNDTGPDSVRSRLEAIGHSFKLNAEIGAATGVQRLPGGKWLAAAETVRRGGGSAQVVRPAS from the coding sequence ATGCGTCGCCCTGTCGCGCGGAAGCTGTCGGTCCTGGCGGTCTCGGCCGCCGTGGTCACGGTGGGGGCGGCAGCGCCACCCTCCGCACAGAGAACGGCCGCGGAGAAGGTCCCGGTCGCCGTCGGCTACGGCGGTGCCGTCGCCAGCGTCGACGTGGACGCCTCCGCCGCGGGCATCGAGGTGCTCAGGAAGGGCGGCAACGCCGTCGACGCGGCCGTCGCCACCGCCGCCGCCCTCGGCGTCACCGAGCCCTACTCCTCCGGCATCGGCGGAGGCGGCTACTTCGTCTACTACGACGCCAAGTCCCGTACGGTGCACACCATCGACGGCCGCGAGACGGCACCGCTCACCGCCGACGCCGGCCTGTTCCTGGAGAACGGCGCCCCGCTCGCCTTCGCCGACGCCGTCAGCAGCGGTCTGAGCGTCGGCACCCCCGGCACCCCCGCCACCTGGGCGACCGCGCTCGACAAGTGGGGCAGCCGGAAGCTCGGTTCGGTCCTCAGGCCCGCCGAGCGCATCGCCCGCGAGGGCTTCACCGTCGACGCCACCTTCCGCTCCCAGACCGCCGCCAACGAGACCCGCTTCCGTTACTTCCCGGACACCGCGCAGCTGTTCCTGCCCGGTGGCCAACTCCCCGTCGTCGGCTCCACGTTCAAGAACCCCGACCTCGCGCGGACCTACGAGGAACTGGGCCGCAACGGCGTCTCGGCGATCTACAAGGGCGAACTCGGCGAGGACATCGTCGACACCGTCAACAACCCGCCCGTCGCCCCGGCCTCGGGCTGGAACGCGCGCCCCGGCAAGCTGTCCGCCGACGACCTCGCGGCGTACCGGGCCAAGCTCCAGGCGCCCACGAGAACGACGTACCGCGGTCTCGGCGTCTACTCCATCGCCCCCTCCTCCTCCGGCGGCACCACCGTCGGCGAGGCCCTCAACATCCTGGAGAACACGGACCTGTCGAAGGCGAGCGAGGTCCAGTACCTGCACCACTTCATCGAGGCGAGCCGGATCGCGTTCGCCGACCGGGGGCGCTGGGTGGGCGACCCCGCCTTCGAGGACGTACCGACGCAGCAGCTGCTGTCGCAGCGGTACGCCGACTCGCGTGCCTGCCTGATCAAGGACGACGCGGTCCTCACCAGCCCCGTCGCGCCCGGCGACCCCCGTCACCCGGCGGCCTGCGCCACCGGGGGCACGGCGGCACCGACCACCTACGAGGGGGAGAACACCACCCATCTGACGGTGGCCGACAAATGGGGGAACGTCGTCTCCTACACGCTCACCATCGAACAGACCGGCGGCAGCGCCATCACCGTCCCCGGCCGTGGCTTCCTCCTCAACAACGAGCTGACGGACTTCTCCTTCGCGCCCGCCAACCCGGCCGTGCACGACCCGAACCTGCCCGGCCCCGGCAAGCGACCGCGCTCCTCCATCTCGCCGACGATCGTCCTCGACCAGCACGACAAGCCGGTCATGGCACTCGGTTCACCCGGCGGCGCCACCATCATCACCACCGTGCTGCAGACCCTCACCGAGTTCCTCGACCGGCGCCTGCCGCTCGTCGACGCGATCGCCGCACCGCGCGTCAGCCAGCGCAACGCCGCCCAGACCGAGATGGAACCCGCGCTCTACAACGACACCGGCCCGGACAGCGTGCGCTCCCGGCTGGAGGCGATCGGGCACTCGTTCAAGCTGAACGCCGAGATCGGCGCGGCGACCGGCGTACAGCGGCTGCCCGGCGGCAAGTGGCTCGCCGCCGCCGAGACCGTACGGCGCGGCGGCGGCTCGGCCCAGGTCGTGCGCCCGGCGTCATAG
- a CDS encoding DUF6278 family protein: MNIPFLGNRRKKHGEAVLAADPEGVGELLSECELLRSLAARAGIGLDDTAASLEALDQLVPRWRDDEEILPWLGNDAGLYLGTVIVRTVPGAGWDFRADGQPVVRLASGREFDVVASGHEWATSGVPELSQLYGEVAEA, encoded by the coding sequence ATGAACATCCCTTTCCTGGGCAACAGGCGCAAGAAGCACGGTGAAGCGGTCCTGGCCGCCGACCCCGAGGGGGTCGGCGAGCTCCTCTCCGAGTGCGAGTTGCTGCGCTCCCTGGCGGCCCGGGCGGGGATCGGACTCGACGACACGGCCGCCTCGTTGGAGGCGCTCGACCAACTGGTGCCGCGCTGGCGCGACGACGAGGAGATCCTGCCCTGGCTCGGCAACGACGCCGGGCTCTATCTGGGCACGGTCATCGTGCGCACCGTACCGGGCGCCGGCTGGGACTTCCGGGCGGACGGGCAGCCCGTCGTACGGCTGGCCTCGGGACGGGAGTTCGACGTCGTGGCCTCCGGGCACGAGTGGGCCACCAGCGGGGTCCCCGAACTGTCGCAGCTCTACGGCGAGGTGGCCGAGGCCTGA
- a CDS encoding exodeoxyribonuclease III, producing MRIATWNVNSITARLPRLLAWLESSGTDVLCLQEAKLAEEQFPFEPLRELGYEAAVHATGRWNGVAVISRVGIEDVVKGLPGDPGYDGSVEPRAISATCGPVRAWSVYVPNGREVDHPHYAYKLQWFEALKAAVAGDAAGSRPFAILGDYNVAPTDDDVYDVAAFEGLTHVTPAERAALASLREAGLSDVVPRPLKYDHPFTYWDYRQLCFPKNRGMRIDLVYGNEPFAKAVKDSYVDREERKGKGASDHAPVVVDLDV from the coding sequence ATGCGCATCGCGACCTGGAACGTCAACTCGATCACCGCCCGCCTGCCGAGGCTGCTGGCCTGGCTGGAGAGCAGCGGCACGGACGTGCTGTGCCTCCAGGAGGCCAAGCTGGCCGAGGAGCAGTTCCCGTTCGAGCCGCTGCGCGAGCTGGGCTACGAGGCGGCGGTCCACGCCACCGGCCGGTGGAACGGCGTGGCGGTGATCTCCCGCGTCGGCATCGAGGACGTCGTCAAGGGCCTGCCGGGCGACCCCGGCTACGACGGCTCGGTGGAGCCCCGGGCGATCTCGGCGACCTGCGGCCCGGTCCGCGCCTGGTCGGTGTACGTGCCGAACGGCCGTGAGGTGGACCACCCGCACTACGCGTACAAGCTCCAGTGGTTCGAGGCGCTGAAGGCGGCCGTCGCGGGCGACGCGGCGGGCAGCCGGCCGTTCGCGATCCTCGGCGACTACAACGTGGCGCCGACCGACGACGACGTGTACGACGTGGCCGCCTTCGAGGGCCTCACCCATGTCACCCCCGCCGAGCGCGCCGCGCTCGCCTCCCTGCGCGAGGCCGGTCTGTCCGACGTGGTCCCGCGGCCCCTGAAGTACGACCACCCGTTCACGTACTGGGACTACCGCCAGCTCTGCTTCCCGAAGAACCGCGGCATGCGCATCGACCTGGTCTACGGCAACGAACCGTTCGCGAAGGCCGTCAAGGACTCCTACGTCGACCGCGAGGAGCGCAAGGGCAAGGGAGCCTCCGACCACGCACCGGTCGTGGTGGACCTCGACGTCTAG
- a CDS encoding MBL fold metallo-hydrolase, translating into MKLTKKSHACVRLEKDGRTLVLDPGGFSEADAAVGAEAILVTHEHPDHFDEERLRAALDANPAAEVWTLRSVAEKISAAFPGRVHTVGHGDTFTAAGFDVQVHGELHAVIHPDIPRITNVGYLIDGGRVFHPGDALTVPGRAVETLMLPVMAPWSKISEVIDYVREVKPQRAYDIHDALLTDLARPIYDRQIGALGGARHLRLAPGESTAL; encoded by the coding sequence ATGAAGCTGACGAAGAAGTCGCACGCCTGCGTCCGGCTGGAGAAGGACGGGCGGACGCTCGTCCTCGACCCGGGCGGCTTCAGCGAGGCGGACGCGGCCGTCGGCGCCGAGGCGATCCTGGTCACGCACGAGCACCCCGACCACTTCGACGAGGAGCGGCTGCGGGCGGCCCTGGACGCGAACCCGGCCGCCGAGGTCTGGACGCTGCGCTCGGTCGCGGAGAAGATCTCGGCCGCCTTCCCCGGCCGCGTCCACACCGTCGGCCACGGGGACACCTTCACCGCGGCCGGCTTCGACGTCCAGGTCCACGGCGAGCTGCACGCCGTCATCCACCCGGACATCCCGCGCATCACCAACGTCGGCTACCTGATCGACGGCGGCCGCGTCTTCCACCCGGGCGACGCCCTCACCGTCCCCGGCCGGGCCGTCGAGACGCTGATGCTCCCCGTCATGGCCCCCTGGAGCAAGATCTCCGAGGTCATCGACTACGTCCGCGAGGTGAAGCCGCAGCGCGCCTACGACATCCACGACGCGCTCCTCACCGACCTCGCCCGCCCCATCTACGACCGCCAGATCGGCGCCCTCGGCGGCGCGCGGCATCTGCGGCTGGCGCCCGGGGAGAGCACGGCCCTGTGA